From Bacteroidia bacterium, the proteins below share one genomic window:
- a CDS encoding Mur ligase domain-containing protein — MRIHLIAIGGAVMHNLALELLELGHIVTGSDDEIWEPSRSRLAQAGLLPENTGWFPEKITQNIDLIIVGMHAKADNPELSKAKELKINTLSFPEFIFQHAKHKQRIVIAGSHGKTTTTSIILHILKENNIEVDFLVGSILPGFKNMVHLTEHSSVLIAEGDEYLASPMLPIPKFLVYQPHMVVITGISWDHINVFQTEEIYYQQFEKLVQQLPKAGTVIYNAEDAQVSSLVQKYTKPDIHYAVPYETISFKYKNTHTEYRLAGEKGTTQLFGNHNFANISAAWQVCRLLGLSPHQFIQAMVSFQGPDKRMQLITSEKNGLFIQDFAHAPSKVNATVDAVLSKYDKKEVIACLELHTFSSLNSSFLKRYAGSLSKAAKKFVFISDHALKLKKLPAIADSVIQEGFQDLSIIVLRNKRTLTEALKPLLNSKTVLLLMSSGSFDGLKINELTN; from the coding sequence ATGAGAATCCATTTAATTGCAATTGGTGGGGCAGTTATGCACAATTTAGCGTTAGAGCTATTGGAATTAGGGCATATCGTTACCGGTTCTGACGACGAAATATGGGAACCCTCCCGCAGCAGGTTAGCACAGGCCGGACTACTACCCGAAAATACCGGATGGTTTCCAGAAAAAATAACACAAAATATAGATTTGATAATCGTGGGAATGCACGCTAAAGCAGATAACCCAGAATTATCAAAAGCTAAAGAGCTAAAAATAAACACGTTATCATTTCCGGAGTTTATTTTTCAGCACGCTAAACACAAACAAAGAATCGTAATAGCCGGCAGTCATGGAAAAACGACTACAACTTCCATTATTTTACATATTTTAAAGGAAAATAACATCGAAGTTGATTTCTTGGTAGGCTCCATTCTACCTGGGTTCAAAAATATGGTTCATTTGACGGAACATTCATCGGTGTTAATAGCCGAGGGCGATGAATATTTAGCTTCTCCAATGCTTCCTATTCCTAAATTTTTGGTCTATCAACCCCACATGGTTGTTATCACCGGAATATCTTGGGATCATATCAATGTTTTTCAAACGGAAGAAATTTATTATCAGCAGTTTGAAAAACTGGTTCAGCAGTTACCCAAAGCTGGAACCGTAATCTATAATGCTGAGGATGCACAGGTGAGTTCATTGGTTCAAAAATATACAAAACCGGATATTCATTATGCTGTTCCCTATGAAACAATTTCTTTTAAGTATAAAAATACCCATACAGAATATCGGTTAGCTGGTGAAAAGGGAACAACACAACTATTTGGGAATCATAATTTTGCGAATATTTCTGCTGCATGGCAAGTTTGCCGTTTATTAGGGCTTTCTCCCCATCAGTTTATCCAAGCTATGGTCTCTTTTCAAGGTCCAGACAAACGGATGCAACTTATCACTTCAGAGAAGAACGGACTGTTTATTCAAGATTTTGCCCATGCTCCATCCAAAGTAAATGCAACGGTAGATGCTGTTTTGTCAAAATATGATAAAAAAGAAGTGATTGCTTGCTTAGAATTACATACTTTTAGCAGTTTAAATTCTTCATTTTTAAAACGTTATGCAGGTTCACTAAGTAAAGCGGCTAAAAAATTTGTGTTTATTAGCGACCACGCTCTTAAACTAAAAAAACTTCCTGCGATAGCGGATTCCGTTATTCAGGAGGGTTTTCAAGATTTAAGTATTATTGTTCTGCGAAACAAGAGAACATTAACAGAGGCACTTAAGCCGCTTTTAAACTCCAAAACAGTATTGCTGCTTATGTCCTCTGGAAGTTTTGACGGACTTAAAATAAACGAGCTAACTAATTAG
- a CDS encoding PepSY domain-containing protein, with amino-acid sequence MRKFSSGKIHQYIGLVFLPLILISAVSGFFRANPKFFWKEDYKKVKNQVHKNNIQSPKIQIDSIFSILKRQSIDTVSITEIKLKAEVGKLFYDVKSKGKPPVLINAENGNIESPLSKELALSIANQYVAIGTELSQIYSDDSYRTRKGKKNRPVYVAEYNDALHTKIYIDKFNGDIEEEIDDNLKYGIWMIKLHEFDFWDMRQFNLSFVGIGLTLIVLSGFLWWLRKKRYFRNFWRKNTLIPKRQN; translated from the coding sequence ATGCGTAAATTTAGCTCAGGTAAAATACACCAATACATTGGCCTTGTCTTTCTCCCGCTTATTCTAATTTCTGCAGTTTCTGGATTTTTTAGAGCCAATCCTAAATTTTTCTGGAAAGAAGACTATAAAAAGGTAAAAAACCAAGTCCATAAAAATAACATACAATCACCTAAGATTCAGATTGATAGCATTTTTAGTATCTTAAAAAGACAATCTATAGATACGGTTTCTATTACAGAGATAAAGTTAAAAGCCGAAGTAGGAAAACTCTTTTATGACGTTAAATCAAAAGGTAAACCTCCAGTTTTAATTAATGCAGAAAATGGAAATATAGAAAGTCCGCTTTCAAAAGAATTAGCCCTATCTATTGCTAATCAATACGTAGCGATAGGTACTGAGCTTTCTCAAATTTATTCTGACGATAGCTACCGCACCAGAAAAGGTAAAAAAAACAGACCTGTGTATGTAGCGGAATATAATGACGCACTTCACACCAAAATTTACATTGATAAATTTAATGGAGATATAGAAGAAGAAATAGACGATAATCTGAAATACGGCATCTGGATGATTAAATTACACGAATTTGATTTTTGGGATATGCGGCAGTTTAATCTGAGTTTTGTCGGAATCGGGCTAACGCTTATTGTACTATCCGGATTTCTCTGGTGGCTGCGAAAAAAGAGATATTTCAGGAACTTTTGGAGGAAGAACACCCTAATACCAAAGAGGCAAAATTAA
- a CDS encoding DUF4198 domain-containing protein, with the protein MNNLTRFLKILLVFPALVAGYLIVSAHFIWIETAGTATIGKEYPVNIFFGEVNANQKEVAGGRLDEMDGLKTVCITPKSVEKELQLTKQNDRFSAKFIPEETGLYQILTSNSVAKVMDLRKYQLGIVKPMFYAREFVLCVSSSNTETTQETAIAPYFDLDLIPDFSTAKRNTFVANQPVNFYSYFKKKPIKGGKIFAYAPNGWSKEIDADANGLCTFTPLWEGQYVIDWVYPEDAPGTYKEKFFEFIRHRAVLTINVSK; encoded by the coding sequence ATGAACAACCTAACACGATTTTTGAAAATCCTATTGGTATTCCCTGCCTTAGTAGCCGGCTATCTTATCGTATCAGCCCATTTTATCTGGATAGAAACAGCAGGAACAGCAACAATAGGCAAAGAATATCCAGTTAATATATTTTTCGGAGAAGTTAATGCTAACCAAAAAGAAGTTGCCGGCGGACGCTTAGATGAAATGGACGGACTAAAAACCGTTTGTATTACTCCCAAAAGTGTAGAAAAAGAACTGCAACTGACGAAACAAAATGACCGCTTTTCCGCAAAGTTTATACCTGAAGAAACCGGACTTTATCAGATATTGACAAGCAACAGCGTTGCTAAAGTGATGGATTTAAGAAAATATCAATTAGGGATTGTAAAACCGATGTTCTATGCACGTGAGTTTGTATTGTGCGTAAGTAGTTCAAATACAGAAACAACACAAGAAACAGCTATCGCTCCCTACTTTGATTTAGACTTAATTCCGGATTTTAGTACCGCAAAACGCAATACCTTTGTGGCCAATCAGCCAGTAAACTTTTATTCCTACTTTAAAAAGAAACCCATCAAAGGCGGAAAAATATTTGCATATGCACCCAACGGATGGTCAAAAGAAATTGACGCTGATGCTAACGGGCTTTGCACCTTTACCCCGTTATGGGAAGGACAATACGTAATTGACTGGGTTTATCCCGAAGATGCTCCCGGAACATATAAGGAAAAATTCTTTGAGTTTATCAGACACAGAGCCGTATTGACAATCAACGTAAGCAAATAA
- a CDS encoding TonB-dependent receptor encodes MKLLKSIVFIGAFWHLISATAFAQSDNGNISGMVQDKVGKPAELVSVYLENTTYGAFTDENGKFTIKNIPQGEYVITVTGTEFTPVKQNITVNAGQTTNVSLMLVEKIHTLREVNITSTGVKGEIKDIPGTVYMIDSKQIQESGAQSIGQIITRVPGTNYLDEDGRGLKPNIGLRGLDPLRNRNLLVLMDGKFPIGMTYYGDPASYYMTPVQDIDKIEVIKGASPVLYGGYSVGGVINLITKKGTFLPQTKADISYGSFNTLNLQLSTSGNNGKFNYMVSGLRRQGDGFRERSKFEINDFTINLGTNIDSTSELSVYLNGFSENSQTPGGLTQTQYDSAMTQSQHPADQFYSKRFSAAISYKKIYKKYHSFSSSLYGNYFQRDWWIAYKNPTNNGYLRDIHALGNVSDYQFTKDVLGRKNSLIAGFRIHTDRLDDINIAGATQDARTGKTTGNNINTSFIYEAYIYDEFNVVKNLTFAPGIRYSNISYKRSNFIDARTDKMNTAAFVYSGGLIYKLLDHSRVYATVSRGFQPPTLNAAVNPGNIDKGVDLKPETSMNYEVGFRTDPLEWLSLNASIYRMDFTNKIISESGINKNVGGSYHRGVEAELELGAWKGISFFANGAVQKATFTTGTDSGKILPNAPQQMLSMGIRYKFPFEKHNLVINIFDNYVGKQYSDSKNTEDGTLDGKSGAVPAYNVVNATINYSRKHWGVYLNLNNVLDAKYFTLRWASWNGIIPSPGRNLLLGVKINF; translated from the coding sequence ATGAAACTATTAAAAAGTATTGTTTTTATAGGTGCGTTTTGGCATCTTATTTCGGCTACTGCCTTTGCGCAATCAGATAACGGAAATATCTCGGGAATGGTACAAGATAAAGTAGGAAAACCCGCAGAGTTGGTATCCGTTTACCTTGAAAATACTACCTACGGCGCATTTACAGACGAAAATGGAAAATTTACAATAAAAAATATCCCACAAGGCGAGTATGTAATTACGGTTACAGGAACAGAATTTACACCGGTTAAGCAAAATATTACCGTTAATGCAGGGCAAACAACGAACGTCTCATTAATGCTTGTCGAAAAAATTCATACACTCAGGGAAGTAAATATCACCTCTACGGGTGTAAAAGGTGAAATTAAAGATATTCCGGGAACCGTTTATATGATTGATTCAAAACAGATACAGGAATCCGGCGCGCAAAGCATCGGACAAATCATAACCCGAGTGCCGGGAACCAACTACCTTGATGAAGACGGAAGAGGTTTAAAACCCAATATCGGGCTTCGTGGCCTTGACCCGCTGAGAAACAGAAACTTATTGGTACTAATGGACGGAAAGTTCCCCATCGGAATGACTTATTATGGCGACCCAGCCTCTTATTACATGACCCCCGTTCAGGATATAGACAAAATAGAGGTCATCAAAGGCGCATCTCCCGTTCTATACGGAGGCTATTCCGTGGGCGGCGTGATTAACTTAATCACCAAAAAAGGAACTTTCCTCCCACAAACAAAAGCAGACATTTCCTATGGAAGTTTTAACACCTTAAACCTACAACTCTCAACAAGCGGAAATAACGGAAAATTTAACTATATGGTTTCTGGATTACGCAGACAAGGAGATGGATTCAGAGAAAGAAGTAAATTTGAAATCAACGATTTTACGATTAATCTGGGTACAAATATTGACTCAACGTCCGAACTCTCGGTCTATCTAAACGGTTTTAGCGAAAACTCACAAACACCTGGAGGCTTAACCCAAACCCAATATGACTCCGCTATGACACAAAGCCAACACCCCGCCGACCAATTCTACTCAAAACGATTTAGTGCAGCTATTTCCTACAAAAAAATATATAAAAAATACCATTCCTTTTCCAGTTCATTATATGGAAATTATTTTCAACGGGATTGGTGGATCGCCTACAAAAACCCAACAAATAATGGTTATTTGAGGGATATTCATGCACTTGGCAATGTCTCTGATTATCAATTTACCAAAGATGTTTTGGGCAGAAAAAATTCCTTAATAGCCGGATTTCGTATCCATACAGATCGTTTAGATGACATCAACATTGCCGGAGCAACCCAAGATGCCAGAACCGGTAAAACAACCGGAAACAATATCAACACCAGCTTTATTTATGAAGCATATATCTATGATGAATTTAATGTCGTTAAGAACTTGACTTTTGCTCCCGGAATCCGTTATTCTAACATCAGCTACAAACGGAGTAATTTCATAGATGCCAGAACAGATAAGATGAATACAGCAGCCTTTGTTTACTCTGGAGGCCTTATCTACAAATTGCTTGACCATTCCCGAGTCTATGCAACCGTCTCACGCGGATTTCAACCTCCAACACTAAATGCAGCCGTAAACCCCGGAAATATTGACAAAGGAGTGGACTTAAAACCAGAAACATCCATGAATTATGAAGTAGGATTCAGAACAGACCCACTCGAATGGCTCTCACTCAACGCATCTATTTACAGAATGGACTTTACCAACAAAATAATCTCTGAAAGCGGAATTAACAAAAATGTGGGGGGAAGCTATCATAGAGGTGTTGAAGCTGAATTAGAGTTAGGCGCATGGAAAGGTATCAGCTTCTTTGCAAACGGAGCAGTGCAAAAAGCTACATTCACCACAGGTACAGACAGCGGAAAAATATTACCCAATGCCCCACAACAAATGCTATCAATGGGTATCCGATATAAATTCCCATTTGAAAAACATAATTTAGTAATCAATATCTTCGATAACTATGTAGGAAAACAATATAGCGACTCTAAAAATACCGAAGATGGAACCTTAGACGGAAAAAGTGGGGCTGTACCTGCCTATAATGTGGTGAATGCAACCATAAACTATAGCCGAAAACATTGGGGAGTGTATCTAAACCTAAACAACGTATTGGATGCAAAATACTTTACCTTGAGATGGGCATCTTGGAACGGAATAATCCCCTCACCGGGCAGAAACCTATTGCTCGGCGTAAAAATTAATTTTTAA
- a CDS encoding response regulator transcription factor has translation MLKAKILVADAHTLTREGIKSILSRKEDIQICGEAKDNTELPKELKRLRPDIVIIDFYVPNYFSIEDIAFIRKKYPHIRIVVISTNTKKEDVLKVLDLGVNSYLLKECSENEVISAVYAATQKEKFFCGRVMDAILEKTTHYCSPDSVCEQCQEPLLSEREIEIIKLITEGFTTHEIAEKLILSFHTISTHRKNIYNKLNIRSSSELIVYAMKKGIIALQNPEQLI, from the coding sequence ATGCTGAAAGCAAAAATTCTGGTAGCAGACGCGCATACGCTTACACGAGAGGGAATTAAATCAATTCTTTCCCGAAAAGAAGACATTCAAATTTGCGGGGAAGCTAAAGACAACACAGAATTACCCAAAGAGCTGAAAAGACTAAGGCCGGATATTGTTATCATTGACTTTTATGTGCCAAATTATTTTTCTATCGAAGACATTGCTTTTATCAGAAAAAAATATCCGCATATTAGAATCGTGGTAATTTCTACCAATACTAAAAAAGAAGATGTTTTAAAGGTTTTAGATCTGGGTGTAAATTCTTATTTACTAAAAGAATGTAGTGAAAATGAGGTAATTAGTGCGGTTTATGCAGCCACTCAAAAAGAAAAATTTTTCTGCGGCAGAGTTATGGATGCTATTTTGGAAAAAACAACCCACTATTGTTCTCCCGATTCGGTTTGTGAACAGTGCCAAGAACCGCTACTGAGTGAACGCGAAATAGAAATAATCAAACTGATCACAGAAGGATTTACGACCCATGAAATTGCAGAAAAACTAATCTTGAGCTTTCATACAATTTCTACACATAGAAAAAATATTTACAACAAACTCAATATCAGGAGTTCATCCGAACTTATTGTTTATGCTATGAAAAAAGGAATCATAGCTTTGCAGAACCCTGAACAGCTAATTTAA
- a CDS encoding queuosine precursor transporter has protein sequence MLSDKRSVVFLVLSGIFITNALVAEMIGGKLIQVAGITLSLGILPWPIVFLTTDLINEYFGKEGVRKITVLTASLILYVFIVLYLGVQIQAVSFSPVSDEAFQQVFGQSMWIIFGSIIAFLTSQLLDVVVFTFFKSKTQDKHIWLRATGSTIISQLIDSFIVLAIGFYLPGKITLAEFWQIGISGYTCKLIIAILLTPLIYAGHFLIHAYLDDKKM, from the coding sequence ATGCTTTCAGATAAGCGAAGTGTAGTATTTTTAGTGCTTTCAGGTATCTTTATTACCAATGCACTTGTAGCCGAAATGATTGGCGGAAAACTGATACAGGTAGCCGGAATTACGTTGAGCCTTGGTATTTTACCTTGGCCAATAGTCTTTTTGACTACCGATTTGATCAATGAATACTTTGGAAAAGAAGGAGTTCGTAAAATCACCGTACTAACTGCGTCCCTGATTTTATATGTATTTATAGTTTTATACCTTGGAGTTCAGATTCAGGCCGTTTCTTTTTCGCCGGTATCAGACGAAGCCTTTCAGCAAGTATTCGGGCAATCTATGTGGATAATCTTTGGCAGTATTATTGCTTTTTTGACATCCCAACTTTTAGATGTAGTAGTTTTTACGTTTTTTAAATCCAAAACACAAGATAAACACATTTGGCTACGGGCTACAGGTTCCACAATTATCTCCCAGCTTATTGATAGTTTTATTGTATTAGCCATTGGCTTTTATTTACCTGGCAAAATAACCTTAGCTGAGTTTTGGCAAATCGGGATAAGCGGCTACACCTGTAAACTAATAATAGCAATTTTGCTCACTCCCCTCATTTATGCAGGGCATTTTTTAATCCACGCTTATTTGGATGACAAAAAAATGTGA